Proteins from a single region of Apostichopus japonicus isolate 1M-3 chromosome 21, ASM3797524v1, whole genome shotgun sequence:
- the LOC139962622 gene encoding cysteine and histidine-rich domain-containing protein 1-like codes for MRCYNKGCAVEYSEDSNGPESCVHHPGEPVFHDAYKGWSCCKKRTTDFTEFLNIPGCKKSHHNPDKPAEVPKEEVNADNDKDHEEVIVEAPRQPNPKQKEVRPSEDEEMIILKTTVGQSLKTALSKLDLGKPSDEDGQTQQSTVTIGTSCKNTSCGKTYQGEQSNRERCAYHSGSAVFHEGMKYWSCCKIKTSDFDNFMAQPGCETGDHRWIETEQEKAQKVACRYDWHQTSGFAVLSIYCKNTRPENTVVRANPVRLSVDICFDNGKNRFQKSFTLEGVVHPEKSSVQLLGTKTEIKLKKAEPLSWKCYEV; via the exons ATGAGGTGTTACAACAAAGGATGCGCCGTTGAATATTCGGAGGACAGTAATGGACCAG AATCTTGTGTCCATCACCCGGGAGAACCTGTCTTTCATGATGCATACAAGGGTTGGTCATGCTGCAAGAAAAGAACTACTGATTTCACAGAATTCTTAAATATTCCA GGTTGTAAAAAATCACATCATAACCCAGATAAGCCGGCAGAAGTCCCAAAAGAGGAAGTAAATGCTGACAATGACAAAGACCAT GAGGAAGTCATAGTGGAAGCTCCAAGGCAACCTAATCCCAAGCAAAAGGAAGTGAGACCAAG TGAAGATGAGGAGATGATTATTTTAAAAACGACTGTCGGACAATCTCTAAAAACCGCTCTTAGTAAACTGGACCTTGGCAAGCCAAGCGATGAAGATG gaCAAACTCAGCAGTCAACAGTAACCATAGGTACCTCTTGTAAAAATACAAGCTGTGGGAAG ACATATCAGGGTGAACAAAGCAATAGAGAGAGGTGCGCTTACCATTCAGGGTCAGCTGTTTTCCACGAAGG AATGAAGTACTGGTCGTGCTGTAAGATTAAGACCTCTGACTTTGATAATTTTATGGCACAACCAGGATGTGAGACAGGAGATCATAGATGGATTGAAACTGAACAAGAAAAGGCACAGAAGGTGGCCTGCAG GTACGACTGGCACCAAACTAGCGGCTTTGCTGTGCTATCCATCTACTGCAAGAACACCCGACCAGAAAACACTGTCGTCAGAGCTAACCCCGTCCGACTCTCTGTCGATATATGTTTCGATAACGGGAAGAATCGATTCCAGAAAAGTTTCACTTTAGAAGGG GTCGTTCATCCAGAGAAATCCTCAGTCCAGCTACTTGGAACCAAAACTGAAATCAAGCTGAAGAAGGCCGAACCTCTGTCGTGGAAATGCTACGAGGTTTGA